From one Gossypium hirsutum isolate 1008001.06 chromosome D08, Gossypium_hirsutum_v2.1, whole genome shotgun sequence genomic stretch:
- the LOC107928288 gene encoding uncharacterized protein isoform X2, whose translation MSNNFFAIVYYDGKISKSDTDVVFESDDPISLTFIKDITLEEMKCKINRKIGAGNTKTISSLNTKTISSLTYRFPLSLIRGAFVYGAVVIDDDDDVTTMIAAHEKSGNVALELYVELEDVEKGCRDVNVPASNPEIQPIRQFEAEIPSSSRVATEAAVDLNIVPFGESYVFKEYENEDEDEEDRDSDVEIIPAPGPHLSLSIGSSRDLPAYQPPSHMYDLFRDW comes from the coding sequence ATGAGTAACAATTTTTTCGCCATTGTCTATTATGATGGAAAGATTTCCAAGAGTGATACAGATGTTGTATTTGAATCTGATGATCCTATAAGCTTAACCTTTATAAAGGACATTACTTTAGAGGAAATGAAGTGTAAAATCAATAGAAAAATAGGAGCTGGAAATACAAAGACAATATCTAGTCTTAATACAAAGACAATATCTAGTCTTACATATAGATTTCCACTGTCTTTAATTCGAGGAGCTTTTGTATATGGAGCAGTAgttattgatgatgatgatgatgtgacGACTATGATCGCCGCGCATGAGAAAAGTGGGAATGTTGCACTCGAGCTCTATGTGGAGCTCGAGGATGTTGAAAAAGGATGTAGGGACGTCAATGTTCCGGCATCTAATCCGGAAATTCAACCTATTAGACAATTTGAGGCCGAGATACCTTCAAGCTCCCGAGTAGCAACCGAAGCTGCTGTTGATTTGAACATTGTACCATTCGGTGAATCCTATGTGTTCAAGGAGTACGAGAACGAGGATGAAGATGAAGAGGATAGAGATTCTGATGTAGAAATCATTCCGGCCCCTGGTCCCCATTTGTCATTAAGTATTGGATCCAGCCGCGATCTTCCTGCATATCAACCTCCATCTCATATGTATGACTTATTCAGAGACTGGTGA
- the LOC107928288 gene encoding uncharacterized protein isoform X1 gives MTYSETGDLCIGKRFPTKGAVLSAIKHYNIKQSVDYKVIVPTPTKYVGKCIMFGQGCNWSIRAAFMKRNQIWEVRKYNGPHTCRVERISQDHNKLDSNVKRDFIVPLVKENLPISVLDLIFEIRTRYGYYVSYRKAWNGKQKAIAELYGDWDKSYNDLPNLLAAMQQYVPGTVVELQTLPAYDGNRLVEGKRVFHRLFWTFRSCIEGFRYCKPIVQDDGTFLYGKYKETLLLAISQDGNRNILPLAFAIVEGETKEAWAFFLTNLRNVKQMGICLISNRNESIKSLIRSKGIRWVPPYAYPVYCLRHVAVNFMKEFNEIMS, from the coding sequence ATGACTTATTCAGAGACTGGTGATCTTTGTATTGGGAAGAGATTTCCGACTAAAGGTGCTGTGCTTTCAGCTATCAAGCATTACAACATTAAACAATCTGTGGATTACAAAGTGATTGTGCCGACACCAACGAAATATGTGGGTAAGTGTATAATGTTTGGCCAAGGATGTAATTGGAGCATTAGAGCAGCGTTTATGAAGAGGAATCAAATATGGGAAGTTCGAAAATATAATGGTCCTCATACTTGCAGAGTAGAAAGGATATCGCAAGATCATAATAAATTAGACTCGAATGTGAAACGTGACTTCATAGTTCCGTTAGTCAAAGAAAACTTGCCTATTTCagttttggatttgatttttgAGATACGAACTCGGTATGGATACTACGTCTCGTATAGAAAAGCTTGGAATGGAAAGCAAAAGGCAATTGCTGAATTGTATGGTGATTGggataaatcatataatgattTGCCTAACTTGTTGGCTGCAATGCAACAATATGTTCCGGGTACCGTGGTGGAATTACAAACACTGCCAGCTTATGATGGGAATCGATTAGTGGAAGGTAAACGTGTTTTCCATCGTTTATTTTGGACATTCAGGTCTTGTATTGAAGGGTTTCGGTATTGTAAACCTATTGTTCAAGACGACGGTACGTTCTTGTATGGGAAATACAAGGAAACATTGTTGTTGGCTatttcacaagatggaaaccgGAATATTTTACCATTAGCATTTGCCATTGTTGAGGGTGAGACGAAAGAGGCTTGGGCTTTCTTTTTGACAAATTTAAGAAATGTTAAACAAATGGGCATATGTTTGATATCTAATCGAAATGAATCAATCAAATCCCTGATCAGGAGTAAAGGAATTCGTTGGGTTCCGCCGTATGCATACCCAGTATACTGCCTTCGGCATGTTGCAGTAAATTTCATGAAAGAATTTAACGAGATAATGAGTTAG